One window of Pseudacidobacterium ailaaui genomic DNA carries:
- a CDS encoding TonB-dependent receptor domain-containing protein: protein MIGGRGRGNFRNFKPNQPHGAIFWNGGNSALNAEPFSVRGAPLNQPAYGSNHFGLTFVGAPYIPKLLENDTKDFLFFTLADNRTSSPFTQYGTVPTAEERAGDLSALTNQQGKPIIIYDPQTGQPFANNTIPAQRIAPQATALLSYIPLPNLPGQAQNYQRITTAQNNTTNLGVRYMRSFGQNAGSPIMGMIRQFMGQGGNHWQQSINGNFNYSHTASDQLNIFPVLGGKEQMHQYSVQAGYSLSKGKFINNLNLGWNRSNLQLTNYFTNATDIASQIGINIFNGQAASPLNYGLPNLVMNQFTGFNEQQPNFHINQTISVSESSSWIHKKNNFRFGGDFRRVHLDMIGATSNSTGTFYFTGLYTQAPGTNENTSGALADSGSSLADLLLGLPQQTAIQAPYQKAYLRENVFDLYGQDTWQALPNFTIMAGLRYEYFSPYSEKDDRLVNLDVGNDFTSVVPVMPNGVGPYSGKFPRTLIEPEHLDFSPRLGFAWRAVKDTVVRAGYGINFANGQYVKFVQNFAFQPPFADVQTNEATSGADITLANGFPGPQKVGNYAVNKNYRLPYVQVWNLDVQHTFPLGIVLNVGYNGSKGTRLDIVSAPGRTATESLSGYYYDWEDSIAFSNFNALAVRLRKRMQNGIALGATYTYSHSIDNASSIGGNGGTGLTVAQNWQNLLAEESNSSFDVRHNLRGDFVYELPFGPDTHLLTSGNWISHTLANISLSGTFQFATGEPLTPAYAAAVADVARGSAGSLRPDRVPGVSITQGGGSLQSWFNRAAFSEPAGTYGTASRYSIPGPGTVSVDASFSKSIRFGDFRNLELRATANNVFNTVQYAGVDTTLGSATYGQVTSAATMRQFTFLGRYRF, encoded by the coding sequence ATGATCGGTGGCCGCGGACGCGGCAATTTCCGCAACTTTAAACCCAACCAGCCGCACGGCGCCATCTTCTGGAATGGCGGCAACTCTGCCCTCAACGCAGAACCTTTTTCTGTTCGCGGTGCACCGCTGAACCAACCCGCTTATGGTTCCAATCACTTTGGACTGACCTTTGTCGGTGCTCCTTACATTCCCAAATTGCTGGAGAACGATACAAAAGACTTTCTGTTTTTTACACTTGCTGACAATCGCACTTCTTCTCCTTTCACCCAATACGGTACCGTACCCACTGCGGAGGAACGTGCCGGGGACCTTTCCGCATTGACCAACCAGCAAGGCAAGCCCATTATCATTTACGATCCGCAGACTGGCCAGCCCTTTGCAAACAACACCATTCCTGCGCAGCGGATTGCTCCGCAGGCCACGGCCCTGCTCAGCTATATTCCTCTTCCCAACCTTCCCGGGCAGGCACAGAACTATCAGCGGATTACAACAGCCCAAAACAACACCACGAACCTAGGCGTGCGATATATGCGCAGCTTTGGCCAGAACGCTGGATCACCGATCATGGGGATGATCCGGCAGTTTATGGGCCAGGGCGGCAACCACTGGCAACAAAGCATCAACGGCAATTTCAATTACAGTCACACGGCTTCTGACCAGCTGAATATCTTTCCGGTTCTCGGCGGCAAGGAGCAAATGCACCAGTACTCCGTGCAGGCGGGCTATTCGCTGAGCAAAGGAAAATTCATCAACAATCTGAATCTTGGCTGGAACCGCAGCAACCTGCAACTGACCAATTACTTTACAAATGCCACCGATATTGCCAGCCAGATTGGCATCAACATCTTCAATGGCCAGGCCGCTTCCCCACTCAACTATGGCCTGCCGAATCTGGTGATGAACCAGTTCACAGGATTCAATGAGCAGCAGCCTAATTTTCACATCAACCAGACCATCTCCGTTTCTGAGTCCAGCTCCTGGATCCATAAAAAGAACAATTTCCGCTTCGGCGGAGACTTCCGGCGTGTGCATCTGGACATGATTGGCGCCACTAGCAACTCAACCGGGACCTTCTACTTCACAGGACTCTACACCCAGGCCCCGGGCACGAATGAAAATACCAGCGGGGCGCTGGCCGACTCCGGGTCCTCGCTCGCCGATTTGCTTCTGGGCCTGCCGCAGCAGACAGCGATTCAGGCCCCCTACCAGAAGGCATATCTGCGGGAGAATGTCTTTGACCTGTACGGACAGGACACCTGGCAGGCACTGCCAAACTTCACCATCATGGCCGGGTTGCGCTATGAGTACTTCTCGCCCTATTCGGAAAAAGACGATCGACTAGTAAACCTTGACGTGGGGAATGACTTTACGTCCGTGGTCCCAGTCATGCCAAATGGAGTCGGACCTTACTCGGGAAAGTTCCCACGCACTCTGATTGAACCCGAACACCTGGACTTCTCTCCCAGGCTTGGCTTTGCCTGGCGTGCAGTGAAAGATACTGTCGTCCGCGCAGGTTATGGCATCAATTTTGCCAACGGACAGTATGTGAAGTTCGTGCAGAACTTCGCCTTCCAGCCTCCTTTTGCTGATGTACAGACCAATGAGGCCACTTCCGGGGCTGACATCACACTGGCCAATGGTTTTCCAGGTCCGCAAAAAGTCGGCAATTATGCAGTCAACAAAAATTACCGTCTGCCTTATGTCCAGGTCTGGAACCTGGACGTGCAGCACACCTTTCCACTGGGCATTGTGCTGAATGTGGGCTACAACGGATCGAAAGGCACACGCCTTGACATTGTCAGCGCACCCGGCCGAACAGCTACGGAAAGCCTGAGCGGTTACTACTACGACTGGGAAGATTCCATCGCCTTTTCAAACTTCAATGCGCTCGCCGTACGCCTGCGCAAACGGATGCAGAACGGCATTGCACTGGGCGCAACCTATACCTATTCGCATTCGATAGACAATGCAAGTTCGATTGGCGGAAATGGAGGCACCGGCCTGACCGTTGCCCAGAACTGGCAAAATCTTCTCGCTGAAGAATCCAATTCCAGCTTTGATGTCCGCCACAATCTCAGGGGTGATTTTGTATATGAACTGCCTTTTGGACCAGATACTCACCTGTTGACCAGCGGGAACTGGATTTCGCACACTCTGGCCAATATCTCCCTTTCCGGCACCTTTCAATTTGCGACCGGTGAACCTCTCACACCTGCCTACGCCGCAGCGGTTGCAGATGTGGCCCGCGGAAGTGCAGGTTCCCTTCGGCCCGACCGTGTGCCGGGCGTCTCGATCACGCAGGGAGGTGGTTCTTTGCAAAGCTGGTTCAATCGTGCGGCTTTTTCTGAACCTGCCGGCACATACGGCACTGCATCCCGCTATTCGATTCCCGGGCCAGGAACGGTTTCCGTCGATGCTTCGTTCTCGAAAAGTATCCGGTTTGGAGATTTCAGAAATCTGGAATTGCGCGCCACCGCCAACAACGTCTTTAACACCGTCCAGTATGCAGGTGTAGACACGACCCTAGGATCGGCCACTTACGGACAGGTGACCTCGGCTGCAACCATGCGGCAATTCACATTCCTCGGACGATACCGCTTCTAA
- a CDS encoding carboxypeptidase-like regulatory domain-containing protein, whose product MRRLLPICVLLVCWSCCLAQTQGPPASAAASGGTVHGSVKSGTVPLPGVSVTATNTLTGKKYSTVTDITGSYSLAIPQNGRYVVRTDFAAFASETKEVIFNAASAHDQQADFALTLASRAQQQEGTSLAAQSLRNLGGAQNLGLLNAASGLIQAGNSNASSDTSLPSLANNSDFSNESVAVSGQSGSTNPFAGINMGQMRENMENMQFDQSLSQVPGSSSGGRGGPGGFGGPGGLVVALS is encoded by the coding sequence GTGCGCCGTTTGCTGCCAATCTGTGTTTTGCTGGTCTGTTGGTCCTGCTGCCTTGCACAAACGCAGGGCCCTCCTGCTTCCGCCGCGGCATCGGGTGGCACCGTTCATGGTTCCGTAAAGTCAGGCACCGTGCCGCTTCCCGGAGTCAGCGTGACGGCAACAAATACACTGACGGGAAAAAAGTACAGCACGGTTACAGATATTACCGGGTCCTATTCGCTGGCCATCCCTCAGAACGGGCGCTATGTGGTGCGTACAGACTTTGCCGCTTTCGCTTCGGAAACCAAAGAGGTGATCTTCAATGCTGCTTCAGCGCATGACCAGCAGGCCGACTTTGCGCTGACATTGGCTTCCCGTGCGCAGCAGCAGGAAGGCACGTCCCTGGCCGCCCAGAGCCTTCGCAATCTTGGAGGCGCCCAAAACCTTGGCCTGCTCAATGCTGCCTCCGGGCTGATTCAGGCGGGAAACAGCAATGCGTCTTCAGATACATCGCTTCCCTCATTAGCAAACAACTCCGACTTCTCCAATGAATCAGTTGCAGTCAGCGGCCAGAGTGGGTCCACCAATCCATTCGCCGGAATCAATATGGGCCAGATGCGGGAGAACATGGAGAACATGCAGTTTGACCAGTCTCTGTCGCAGGTTCCGGGCAGCAGCAGTGGAGGCAGGGGCGGGCCGGGCGGCTTTGGCGGTCCTGGGGGCCTGGTGGTGGCCCTATCATGA